In Chitinophaga sp. H8, the sequence GCTCTTCTTCAGCTGCCCTCCTTTAATGCATGGAGTGCTTCTGTAACATGTTTTTCTCCATCCCGCATAGAGTTAAAAGTGTGTATTACCACTCCGTTTTTGTCTACCACATAAGTTACCCTTCCTGGCAGTACAAAGGTTTTAGGTACTCCAAAGAGTTTTCTTACCTTATTATCAGGGTCGCTTAACAGGGTAAAGGGAAGTTGATGATTAGCAGCAAACTTTTTATGGGAGGCTACGCCATCTGAACTGATACCGATTACAGTGGCACCATATTGTTTAAACTCTTCAAATGCATCCCTGAAAGAGCAAGCCTCTTTGGTACAAACACTGGTTTCATCCTTAGGATAAAAATAGATCACCAGGGGTTGCTTACCCAGCAGGGTGGTAACATCAAAGGTTTTGCCATCCTGATCCTGCAGCGTAAATGGCGGCACTTTTGAGCCTGTGGTAACCTGTGCGTGGGAGGAGCAGGAAAAGAGTTGGAATATCATGGCTATCATAAATAGTTGTTTGAGCGGTTTCATATGAGCAGTTTTATGTGGTGTAGTATCCGGAATCAGTGGTTTGTTGTTTACAGTTCCTGCAATACCACTGCAAAGTTACATCAATTGCCTCATCCGGATAGTATACAGATAATTGCTACCGGTATATTTACCCTGGTTTTCATTAAAACTGGCCTGATACTTTTTATCTGTAGCATTAATCGTTATTTTTGAGCCCTAAAACGTTGTGTTTTGAAAACCATACTGAATGGGAAGCAACTGGCTATTACCATAGACCGGCTTTGTCACCAGCTAATAGAAAATCATCTTCAGTTTGAAGATACGGTGCTGATTGGTTTGCAGCCAAGAGGAGTACACTTGTCCGAAAGGATTTATCATACCTTGCAGCAATTGCTGCCGGGCTCTGCTATCAACTACGGCAAACTGGATATCACCTTTTACAGGGACGACTTTAATAAAGGAACGGAATTGCATGTGCCTAATGAAACGGACATCGATTTTTCCATAGAAAATAAGAAAGTGGTGTTGATTGATGACGTGTTGTATACCGGGCGTACTATCCGTAGTGCGCTGGATGCTATGCTGGACTTTGGCCGTCCGGCAGCTGTAGAGCTGCTGGTACTGATAGATCGTCGCTTCAGCAGGGAGTTACCCATACAGCCGGACTACACTGGCCGTACCATTGACGCCATTATTTCGCAAAAAGTGAGGGTATTGTGGCAGGAGCGGGATGGGAAGGATGAAGTAGTGCTGGTGGAATAGTTTTTTATTTTTTCAACTTTGGCCTTTATATTTGCACATTAGAATGTCATTATCAGTAAAACATCTACTCGGTATCAGGGATCTGCAGCGTCAGGACATAGAACTTATTTTTCAAACAGCCGACCAATTCAAGGAGGTTTTACAAAGGCCGATAAAAAAAGTTCCCACCCTCAGAGATACCACGATCGTCAATTTATTTTTTGAGAACTCAACCCGTACCCGCATCTCTTTTGAGCTGGCGGAGAAGCGTTTGAGTGCCGATACCGTTAATTTCTCCGCCTCCGGCTCGTCGGTATCCAAGGGAGAAACTTTGATCGACACGGTGAACAACATCCTGTCTATGAAGGTGGATATGGTGGTGATGCGGCATTCAGCCAGCGGGGCCCCTCACTTTTTGGCCAAACACATTAATGTCCCCATTGTAAATGCCGGAGACGGTATCAATGAGCATCCCACACAGGCGCTACTGGATGCATTCTCCATAC encodes:
- a CDS encoding peroxiredoxin, producing the protein MKPLKQLFMIAMIFQLFSCSSHAQVTTGSKVPPFTLQDQDGKTFDVTTLLGKQPLVIYFYPKDETSVCTKEACSFRDAFEEFKQYGATVIGISSDGVASHKKFAANHQLPFTLLSDPDNKVRKLFGVPKTFVLPGRVTYVVDKNGVVIHTFNSMRDGEKHVTEALHALKEGS
- the pyrR gene encoding bifunctional pyr operon transcriptional regulator/uracil phosphoribosyltransferase PyrR, whose protein sequence is MKTILNGKQLAITIDRLCHQLIENHLQFEDTVLIGLQPRGVHLSERIYHTLQQLLPGSAINYGKLDITFYRDDFNKGTELHVPNETDIDFSIENKKVVLIDDVLYTGRTIRSALDAMLDFGRPAAVELLVLIDRRFSRELPIQPDYTGRTIDAIISQKVRVLWQERDGKDEVVLVE